A DNA window from Amphiprion ocellaris isolate individual 3 ecotype Okinawa chromosome 8, ASM2253959v1, whole genome shotgun sequence contains the following coding sequences:
- the ampd2b gene encoding AMP deaminase 2 isoform X1 — MSSNLPSGATAGGAGVKSKPLSPFRKRGSLQYTASTVDLRGARHLLTSQHSLPGIPVALKQSIDLRTSMDGKYKEIAEELFSRSLAESEMRSAPYEFPEDSPIEQLEERRQRLERQISQDVKFEPDILLRAKQEFMKTDSATDLEYMKEQSETPDLQERELVTEKEYQRVTISGEEKCGVPFTDLLDAAKCVVKALFIREKYMGLSMQSFCRTTARYLQELSERPLDLDIYEDEIPETTVTADATVHPPVSETHPYENQDPASTPPDMGYGCMMVDGVMHVYTTRNTMEKSTELDLPYPDLQEYIADMNVMMALIINGPVKSFCYRRLQYLSSKFQMHILLNEMKELAAQKKVPHRDFYNIRKVDTHIHASSCMNQKHLLRFIKRAMKKYPKEIVHVERGKGQTLMEVFESMNLTAFDLSVDTLDMHADRNTFHRFDKFNAKYNPIGESILREIFIKTDNYIEGKYFGHIIKEVMADLEESKYQNVELRLSIYGRSRDEWDKLASWAVKHKVYSDNVRWLVQVPRLFDVYHTKKQLCNFQEMLENIFMPLFEVTVDPSSHPELHLFLQHVVGFDSVDDESKPEQHIFNLDSPLPVNWTEEDNPPYSYYLYYMYANMTVLNHLRRQRGFHTLVLRPHCGEAGPIHHLVSGFMLSENISHGLLLRKAPVLQYLYYLAQIGIAMSPLSNNSLFLSYHRNPLPEYLSRGLMVSLSTDDPLQFHFTKEPLMEEYSIAAQVWKLSSCDMCELARNSVLMSGFSHKAKSYWLGPNYIKEGQESNDIRRTNVPDIRVAYRYETMCEELNLITQAIRTDELETIEEEGSLCMGAVQAEK, encoded by the exons ATGTCCTCCAACCTGCCCTCCGGAGCCACAGCCGGGGGAGCCGGGGTCAAAAGCAAGCCCCTCTCCCCCTTTAGGAAGCGGGGAAGTCTGCAATACACAGCCAGCACAG TTGATCTCCGTGGTGCTCGCCACCTCCTCACTTCCCAGCATTCCTTGCCTGGGATCCCTGTGGCCTTGAAACAGTCCATTGACCTGCGCACTTCCATGGATGGGAAATACAAGGAGATTGCCGAG GAGCTGTTCTCCCGAAGCCTGGCAGAAAGTGAGATGCGTAGCGCCCCCTATGAGTTTCCTGAAGACAGCCCCATCGAACAGCTGGAGGAGAGACGTCAGCGTCTGGAGCGACAGATCAGCCAAGATGTCAA GTTTGAACCTGACATCCTCCTTCGAGCCAAACAGGAGTTCATGAAGACTGACAGTGCCACAGATCTTGA ATACATGAAGGAGCAAAGTGAAACTCCAGACCTGCAGGAGAGAGAATTGGTTACAGAGAAAGAGTACCAGCGAGTCACTATTTCAGGAGAGGAGAAATGTGGG GTTCCATTCACAGATCTGTTGGATGCTGCCAAATGTGTGGTGAAAGCTCTGTTCATTAGAGAAAAGTACATGGGTCTGTCGATGCAGAGCTTCTGCCGGACCACAGCTCGATACCTGCAGGAGCTGAGCGAGAGACCTCTGGATTTAGATATCTATGAGGACGAGATTCCAGAGACCACAGTCACTGCAG ATGCCACAGTGCACCCACCTGTTTCTGAAACGCACCCCTACGAGAACCAGGACCCTGCCAGCACGCCCCCCGACATGGGCTACGGCTGTATGATGGTGGACGGGGTCATGCATGTTTACACCACCAGGAACACCATGGAAAA GAGCACAGAGCTGGACCTGCCGTATCCAGACCTGCAGGAGTACATCGCTGACATGAACGTCATGATGGCCCTCATCATCAACGGACCTGT AAAGTCCTTCTGCTATCGTCGTCTGCAGTACCTCAGCTCCAAGTTCCAGATGCACATCCTGCTGAACGAGATGAAGGAGCTCGCAGCGCAGAAGAAGGTCCCACATCGAGACTTTTATAATATCCGTAAG GTCGACACACACATTCACGCTTCATCCTGCATGAACCAGAAGCACCTTCTACGTTTCATCAAAAGAGCCATGAAGAAGTATCCTAAAGAGATCGTTCACGTGGAACGAGGGAAGGGGCAGACGCTCATGGAGGTGTTTGAGAGCATGAACCTGACAGCCTTTGACCTCAGTGTTGACACTCTGGACATGCATGCA GATCGCAACACTTTCCATCGGTTCGACAAGTTCAACGCCAAATACAATCCCATTGGCGAGTCCATCCTGCGGGAGATCTTCATCAAAACGGACAATTACATCGAGGGGAAATACTTTGGTCACATCATCAAG GAGGTGATGGCCGACCTGGAGGAGAGCAAATACCAGAACGTGGAGCTCAGGCTGTCCATTTACGGTCGATCCAGAGACGAGTGGGACAAACTGGCCTCGTGGGCTGTAAAACATAAGGTCTACTCTGATAATGTGCGCTGGCTCGTTCAAGTGCCACGGCTCTT CGACGTCTaccacacaaagaaacaactgTGCAACTTCCAGGAAATGCTGGAGAACATCTTCATGCCTCTGTTTGAAGTTACAGTCGACCCCAGCAGCCACCCAGAGCTGCACCTCTTCCTCCAGCAC GTTGTGGGCTTCGACAGTGTGGATGATGAGTCCAAACCAGAGCAACATATCTTCAACCTGGACAGTCCACTGCCAGTCAACTGGACGGAGGAGGACAACCCGCCCTATTCCTACTACCTCTACTATATGTATGCAAACATGACAGTGCTGAATCACCTGCGCAG GCAGCGGGGGTTTCACACACTCGTCCTACGTCCTCATTGTGGGGAGGCTGGACCGATCCATCATCTGGTGTctggtttcatgctgtcagaGAATATCTCACACGGACTGCTGCTCCGGAAG GCTCCTGTGCTGCAGTATCTCTATTACTTGGCCCAGATAGGCATCGCCATGTCTCCTCTCAGCAATAACAGCCTGTTCCTCAGCTACCATCGTAACCCTCTGCCAGAGTATCTGTCCAGAGGCCTCATGGTCTCTCTGTCTACAGACGATCCTCTGCAGTTTCACTTCACCAAG GAGCCCTTGATGGAAGAGTACAGCATTGCTGCTCAGGTGTGGAAACTGAGCTCCTGCGACATGTGTGAACTTGCCAGAAACAGCGTGCTGATGAGCGGATTCTCTCACAAG GCGAAGAGCTACTGGCTCGGCCCGAACTACATCAAGGAGGGACAGGAGAGCAACGACATCAGGCGCACCAACGTCCCCGACATCCGGGTGGCGTATCGCTACGAGACCATGTGTGAGGAGCTGAATCTAATCACACAGGCCATTCGCACAGATGAGCTGGAGACCATCGAGGAGGAGGGGAGTCTGTGTATGGGAGCTGTGCAGGCAGAGAAgtga
- the ampd2b gene encoding AMP deaminase 2 isoform X2: MDGKYKEIAEELFSRSLAESEMRSAPYEFPEDSPIEQLEERRQRLERQISQDVKFEPDILLRAKQEFMKTDSATDLEYMKEQSETPDLQERELVTEKEYQRVTISGEEKCGVPFTDLLDAAKCVVKALFIREKYMGLSMQSFCRTTARYLQELSERPLDLDIYEDEIPETTVTADATVHPPVSETHPYENQDPASTPPDMGYGCMMVDGVMHVYTTRNTMEKSTELDLPYPDLQEYIADMNVMMALIINGPVKSFCYRRLQYLSSKFQMHILLNEMKELAAQKKVPHRDFYNIRKVDTHIHASSCMNQKHLLRFIKRAMKKYPKEIVHVERGKGQTLMEVFESMNLTAFDLSVDTLDMHADRNTFHRFDKFNAKYNPIGESILREIFIKTDNYIEGKYFGHIIKEVMADLEESKYQNVELRLSIYGRSRDEWDKLASWAVKHKVYSDNVRWLVQVPRLFDVYHTKKQLCNFQEMLENIFMPLFEVTVDPSSHPELHLFLQHVVGFDSVDDESKPEQHIFNLDSPLPVNWTEEDNPPYSYYLYYMYANMTVLNHLRRQRGFHTLVLRPHCGEAGPIHHLVSGFMLSENISHGLLLRKAPVLQYLYYLAQIGIAMSPLSNNSLFLSYHRNPLPEYLSRGLMVSLSTDDPLQFHFTKEPLMEEYSIAAQVWKLSSCDMCELARNSVLMSGFSHKAKSYWLGPNYIKEGQESNDIRRTNVPDIRVAYRYETMCEELNLITQAIRTDELETIEEEGSLCMGAVQAEK; the protein is encoded by the exons ATGGATGGGAAATACAAGGAGATTGCCGAG GAGCTGTTCTCCCGAAGCCTGGCAGAAAGTGAGATGCGTAGCGCCCCCTATGAGTTTCCTGAAGACAGCCCCATCGAACAGCTGGAGGAGAGACGTCAGCGTCTGGAGCGACAGATCAGCCAAGATGTCAA GTTTGAACCTGACATCCTCCTTCGAGCCAAACAGGAGTTCATGAAGACTGACAGTGCCACAGATCTTGA ATACATGAAGGAGCAAAGTGAAACTCCAGACCTGCAGGAGAGAGAATTGGTTACAGAGAAAGAGTACCAGCGAGTCACTATTTCAGGAGAGGAGAAATGTGGG GTTCCATTCACAGATCTGTTGGATGCTGCCAAATGTGTGGTGAAAGCTCTGTTCATTAGAGAAAAGTACATGGGTCTGTCGATGCAGAGCTTCTGCCGGACCACAGCTCGATACCTGCAGGAGCTGAGCGAGAGACCTCTGGATTTAGATATCTATGAGGACGAGATTCCAGAGACCACAGTCACTGCAG ATGCCACAGTGCACCCACCTGTTTCTGAAACGCACCCCTACGAGAACCAGGACCCTGCCAGCACGCCCCCCGACATGGGCTACGGCTGTATGATGGTGGACGGGGTCATGCATGTTTACACCACCAGGAACACCATGGAAAA GAGCACAGAGCTGGACCTGCCGTATCCAGACCTGCAGGAGTACATCGCTGACATGAACGTCATGATGGCCCTCATCATCAACGGACCTGT AAAGTCCTTCTGCTATCGTCGTCTGCAGTACCTCAGCTCCAAGTTCCAGATGCACATCCTGCTGAACGAGATGAAGGAGCTCGCAGCGCAGAAGAAGGTCCCACATCGAGACTTTTATAATATCCGTAAG GTCGACACACACATTCACGCTTCATCCTGCATGAACCAGAAGCACCTTCTACGTTTCATCAAAAGAGCCATGAAGAAGTATCCTAAAGAGATCGTTCACGTGGAACGAGGGAAGGGGCAGACGCTCATGGAGGTGTTTGAGAGCATGAACCTGACAGCCTTTGACCTCAGTGTTGACACTCTGGACATGCATGCA GATCGCAACACTTTCCATCGGTTCGACAAGTTCAACGCCAAATACAATCCCATTGGCGAGTCCATCCTGCGGGAGATCTTCATCAAAACGGACAATTACATCGAGGGGAAATACTTTGGTCACATCATCAAG GAGGTGATGGCCGACCTGGAGGAGAGCAAATACCAGAACGTGGAGCTCAGGCTGTCCATTTACGGTCGATCCAGAGACGAGTGGGACAAACTGGCCTCGTGGGCTGTAAAACATAAGGTCTACTCTGATAATGTGCGCTGGCTCGTTCAAGTGCCACGGCTCTT CGACGTCTaccacacaaagaaacaactgTGCAACTTCCAGGAAATGCTGGAGAACATCTTCATGCCTCTGTTTGAAGTTACAGTCGACCCCAGCAGCCACCCAGAGCTGCACCTCTTCCTCCAGCAC GTTGTGGGCTTCGACAGTGTGGATGATGAGTCCAAACCAGAGCAACATATCTTCAACCTGGACAGTCCACTGCCAGTCAACTGGACGGAGGAGGACAACCCGCCCTATTCCTACTACCTCTACTATATGTATGCAAACATGACAGTGCTGAATCACCTGCGCAG GCAGCGGGGGTTTCACACACTCGTCCTACGTCCTCATTGTGGGGAGGCTGGACCGATCCATCATCTGGTGTctggtttcatgctgtcagaGAATATCTCACACGGACTGCTGCTCCGGAAG GCTCCTGTGCTGCAGTATCTCTATTACTTGGCCCAGATAGGCATCGCCATGTCTCCTCTCAGCAATAACAGCCTGTTCCTCAGCTACCATCGTAACCCTCTGCCAGAGTATCTGTCCAGAGGCCTCATGGTCTCTCTGTCTACAGACGATCCTCTGCAGTTTCACTTCACCAAG GAGCCCTTGATGGAAGAGTACAGCATTGCTGCTCAGGTGTGGAAACTGAGCTCCTGCGACATGTGTGAACTTGCCAGAAACAGCGTGCTGATGAGCGGATTCTCTCACAAG GCGAAGAGCTACTGGCTCGGCCCGAACTACATCAAGGAGGGACAGGAGAGCAACGACATCAGGCGCACCAACGTCCCCGACATCCGGGTGGCGTATCGCTACGAGACCATGTGTGAGGAGCTGAATCTAATCACACAGGCCATTCGCACAGATGAGCTGGAGACCATCGAGGAGGAGGGGAGTCTGTGTATGGGAGCTGTGCAGGCAGAGAAgtga